The Streptomyces collinus DNA segment CGCGTGGTGGAGGTCAGCTCGCGTTCCTTGATCCACGCAGCGGCGTACTCGCCGAAGGGCACCTTCCCGGCGTCGGGGTCGTGCCAGTCACCGCGCCGCAGCTCGGTCTGCTTGTCGGCAAGCCAGTCGTCGGCGTCCGCCTTGGTCACCTTCAAGCCGCTCAGGCGACGTGGCATACAGCGGCTTTCCCGTGACCAGTGGGGTTCGGGGCGTTCGATCTGGTCGGCAGACATTGGGGACCGCGCGCTAGTCGTCGACCAAGTGCAGGTCACCGAGGAGGCTGCACCCGATCGGATCAATCAGGTCCTGAGTATCGAGGCTGGCGCCTTGGCCTGTGTACGGAGCCGACGCTTCGTCCTGGACGACAAACCCGTCCTTCTCTCCACGTCCTACTTGCCTGCTGACTTGGTTGCCGGTTCAGCGATCACCCAAGAGGACACCGGCCCCGGCGGCACCTACGCCCGCTTGGCAGAGCTTGGTTACAAGCCCGTGCACTTCCGCGAGGAGATCCGCTCGCGAATGCCGTCGTAGGAGGAGGCAAGCCGGCTCCAGCTCTCTATGGGCACCCCTGTGATCATGATTTGCCGCACCGCGTTCGCAGACGAGGGCCGCCCTGTCGAGGTGAACGAAATGATCCTTGACGCTAACGCGTACGTGCTGGAGTACGACTTCTACGCCTGATCAGGCAGCCCAGGTCCGGGCGTCCCGCGCCGCACCGTAGATGTGCGCCACCTGGTCGGGCTGGAGCACCGGCGACAGCCCCGACAGGACCCGGCCCAGGTCTTCAACCGCGAGGACGAGTACCGGAGGGTTGGCGTTCTTCACGGTGAGCTTCGCCGCGTGCACCACGGAGATCACGGGGCGGACGGGCACATCGATCCCACAGCGCCGGGACAAGGCGCGGGAAACGCGGCGCGCCTCAGACTGACCGATCGAGATGTGGCGCTGCACGGCCCCGTTCACCGTGATCGCAGCGTCGCCGTACCAAACGGACTTGCCCCGGTGTCGCTTGGAGTTGATGGAGAAGACGCCAGCCGGGCCGATGGCGAGGTGGTCGATGTCTGCGCCGCTCGCCCACTGGATGGCATGAAGGGTGAACCAACCTCGGCTCCGCAGGCTGTTCAATCGTTTGCCGGTGATGCGTTCCCCTGTAAGGCCATCTGACCAACTACGGATCTCCGACCCGGGCCGCCACCGGTCAAGCAGTCTCAGCAGTGGGTTCGGCTGCAACTCCTGGATCTTGCGGCGCACCGCGTCGCCCGGCCGGTTCCGTGCCAAGTCGTCTAGTAACGGCTGCACCCATGCCCCCTCGTACGCGGCTCTCTCCCAGATCACCACGGAGGCGTGACAGCGCCAAGTGCCGTATTGGCCATGAGCTGTTACAGGTTTCTCTACCTCATCAAGCCCCGGCTGCGCTCCGCTCCGCCGGGCGCGCTCCCGGCTCCGCTGCGGGCGCCGCTCCTGCCTCCGGCCCGCTCCGCCCGCGCTGCGCCGACGCGCGCCCACCTGTGGATAGGGCCGGTGGCCATGAGTCGATCACCGTATGGAGCGGCCCGCGGTCAAGACGATGCCTCTGGCGGGGGATCGGCCGGCACCGGGAGGGAGGAGGTGCCGTTCGCGGCCGCGGGTCCGTAGTGGCGTGCGTGGGGAGCTCCCATCCCGTCCGCCATCGACCCAGGCAGAGCCGAGCAGACGCGGCCCATGGCGTCCAGGTCGTTCGAACAGTGGCGCGCTCCACCTGGACGCCATGGACCACGCCCGCTCCACGGTGTGTGGGTCGACGGCGGACGGGATGGGAGCTGGGGAGAGTGGTGGGTGAAGGGAGATCGCTTGCCGTCCGCAGCACGCGAAGTCACGATCGGGAACCTGGGCGAGGGGGGTCCGTTCGTGTCGGACCTTCAGCAAGACCACCGTCGTCGTCATCACCGCGAAGTCCGCCGGGCGCAGGGTCTTCGGCCTCGCCACCGCAGGCGTCCGTCTCGCTTGATCTCTTGCGCGTCAGTCCGGCAGCCAGTGCAGCTCGTGCGCCAGGGTTTTGGCGACGGCACGGATGCGGCGGTGTAGTGGCGACTGCTCGCGTGGGAGGACCAGGTGGATTGTCAGGCTGGGCGCGCCTCGCAGCGGTCGCCAGGTGAGACCGGCCGGTTGTGCCGTGGCCGCGGCTTCTCCGGCCGGGGCGAGGGTGACCCCGTCGCGCAGGTCGCGCTGAGACATGTCGAAAGAGACTGCGGGCGTGTGGAATCGAGGGTGTGGTCGGGTGTCTCGGAACAGTGCGGACAGCTGATCGTGGATCACGGGGTTGGCCGCACGGTCCGGGAGTCGCAGCGGATATGCGGCCGCGTCGGCGATCTCGATCTCCGGGTGTTCGGCCAGCGGATGGTGCTGCGCCAGCTGGACCCCGATGCGCGCGCGCCGCAGCAGGAACCGGCGCACGCCACGGCCCGGCTGTTCACCGCGGGTGATCCCGGCATCGATGCGGCCGTCGGCGACCGCGGGGGAGATCTCCGGTGTCGCCATCGGGACCGCGCCGACCTCGAGTCCGCTGTTGCCGCGAATCAGCCTGTCCACCAGGGCCGGTGCCGTCTCGGCCCCGGTGCTGAGGCTGTATCCGATGCGCAGCGTGCCCAGTTCACCGGCCGCCGCGCTCCGGGCGGTGTCCCATGCCCGGTCCAGCGCCGCCAGCGCGGGCGGCGCGGACTCCGCCAAAGCCGCACCGGCCGTGGTCAATACGACGCTGCGCGTGTTGCGGACCAGCAGGGCCGTACCGAGTTCCGCCTCCAATCGGCGCATCCGGGCGCTGAGTGCGGGCTGTGCGATACCGATCCGTGCGGCCGCGCGGGTGAAGTTCAACTCCTGCGCCAGCACCAGGAAGTACCGCAGGCTCACCGTATCCGGCGCCACGTGGCCTCCCTGCCGATTGATAACGATCCGTTCTGAGTCTATCCCGTACCGGTCTTTCCCTCGACCGCACATCGAGCCCTAACCTGCGCATATGGCGATTCAATTGACCGCAGTACCTGTCGCCGGGATCGATCGATCTG contains these protein-coding regions:
- a CDS encoding nuclease-related domain-containing protein codes for the protein MVIWERAAYEGAWVQPLLDDLARNRPGDAVRRKIQELQPNPLLRLLDRWRPGSEIRSWSDGLTGERITGKRLNSLRSRGWFTLHAIQWASGADIDHLAIGPAGVFSINSKRHRGKSVWYGDAAITVNGAVQRHISIGQSEARRVSRALSRRCGIDVPVRPVISVVHAAKLTVKNANPPVLVLAVEDLGRVLSGLSPVLQPDQVAHIYGAARDARTWAA
- a CDS encoding LysR family transcriptional regulator, with the protein product MAPDTVSLRYFLVLAQELNFTRAAARIGIAQPALSARMRRLEAELGTALLVRNTRSVVLTTAGAALAESAPPALAALDRAWDTARSAAAGELGTLRIGYSLSTGAETAPALVDRLIRGNSGLEVGAVPMATPEISPAVADGRIDAGITRGEQPGRGVRRFLLRRARIGVQLAQHHPLAEHPEIEIADAAAYPLRLPDRAANPVIHDQLSALFRDTRPHPRFHTPAVSFDMSQRDLRDGVTLAPAGEAAATAQPAGLTWRPLRGAPSLTIHLVLPREQSPLHRRIRAVAKTLAHELHWLPD